A segment of the Lolium perenne isolate Kyuss_39 chromosome 3, Kyuss_2.0, whole genome shotgun sequence genome:
GCATTTTTGTAGATAATACTTCTGTTTTTTTAGATGGATAACTTATGTGTTCTAGAAAATGGATAATTTGTGTATGTCTAATAGGAAAAAAGAGAGGTTCTGAATGAAGTCTAACAAATCTGGAATAAAAAAAGGTTTTTTTTAGAGAAGTTTAAAAGTGGCTTAACATAAGTGCAGCCATGGCAATATACACCTTTATATATGCAAAAAAAACTGGATCCATTATCATAAAACTTATTTATTGGTGCATCGCACACCATTTCAGTGTGAAAACTGCGTGATTGCCTACTATATCACACATCCTTCCTAAGCGAAATCGTGCTCGATGGATTGACATAAATTCATTTAAATATGTGAGCATTGATACAAAGTTTGCAAATTTATAATATCCAAGGAGATTTTTACAAAGCGAGAGTTCCGCATCCGGTGAAAGCTGGAGTTCACATAGGGAACGGAGTTTCTGCACATAGGGTTTTATTGGAAAGCAAACATAAACAATATACTACAAAATACATCATTCACCCTATCTTTAGCACGTAGAAAatgaaaaataatttttgaaagaACGTTGGAAACTCTCTTTGGCGATGTTATTTACCATGGAACTATGGAACACCTATATGCAAAAAATGAACCCGATATCATGAAAAAAATGGTGCATCACACATTTTTTTTAGAACATTGTGTGATTGCCTCCTCCATCACACGGATGTTTTTAAGCAAAATCGTATGCGATTGAAATcgtcataaagtcatttaaatgggtGAGCATAGATAATAAAAGCTTTCAAAATTCTAATAAGTGGGCATTATCCATCTAATATGGTCAAGTTTTTTTTAATAAAATTATAGTGGTACCATTTTCCACCATAATGTTTATGTTTGCTTCACATAAAACCCCAATTTTTGCAAATAGAAAATGTAAAATGATTTTTACATACAAAACATGGAAGCTCAATTTGGTACTATTGTTTTTCCCATGGCAATATATACATGGTTGTGCAAATAACGGACCCATCAAAATAATTTGGTGCATCACACATAAGTTTTATGGAAGTAGGATGGCTGAATTAAGCGATACCACGATACCTCTGTaggtgttttaaaatttggggccTATAAAAGCACAAATCTTGGTGGAATGTTTGGTTTTGCGGTGTACGGGCCACTCGCTCCTGTAACTCTTAGCGAGGTGATCTACAAGCGATCGATCTAACTCTTGCATGAACCGTTGGTCACTGGAGCTCACCCTCCTCGACCTATCACCCGCTCCTACGTGGAAGGTGCATTGCTGTCGGCGGCTCCTCCAGACCTTCCTCCGAGAACCTCCCCTCCAGTTGCCACCGCTAGGGGCGTCGTCGGGCAAACCACGTGTGGTGCGGTGGCGATGGTTTTCCTTCGCCGTTGTTTGGCATGGTATAGGCAGGCATGTTCTCATACAAGCCTCGACCTGCACATCACCTGCTGCATCTCGCCGTCTCCGACAACGGAGCCTAGAGGTGCTCCTAGGCTAGGCCCATAGCATTATgatgccggggggggggggggggggtggttgCCAATTGGCTGTGGCGGATCTCATGATCTCACATCTAGTCTCGATGGCAATTTGGGGAGGCACAGCTGCCGGTGATAACCGAGCTCCGACTCCGATCATGCCGGGCGATTGTGGCGTACACGTGTCCTTACCTTGTAGAAAGCATCGACGTTGCAGTCGATGTCTCCTCACTCGTGCCGCTCCTGGTGAAACCCTAGATATGGGCATCCCGGGTCGGATAATGCTGATGTTGTCGACGTCTCTCCCCCGCACGGCGGCATTTTTTGGAGGAGTTGTTGGATGGTGGAGTCAATAGGTAGAGCGGTGTGCATACCTCGTCAACAATGGAGGTAGCTTCGGGTTGATCTTTATATTCTCTTTGTAAGTATTTGTAGATTTGAATAATATTAATAAACAAGGTTGTATGCATCATTTGATGAAGGGGCGGGGGTTTCAACCTCCATTGAAAAAAGACGGAATTTTTAGTTTCATACCATGTGTGGTTTCCACCGACCCCTCACACCCTTTTACAAAAAGCGTGTGCGATACATCGCATAAATGTTTTCAAAGGGTATTTGGCTGTCTTATATCGCAAATAGTTTTTTCAGAAGGAATGTGATTtataacaccccccccccccccccccccacggtTTACAAAATTTGCAATGGGTGGGTGGGGGAGCTTAAAATGCCTGACCTCTAGTAGTGTTAGTCTCATAACCATTTGTTATCACATCAAAACTCACTTAGGGAGACATGTATCCTTTCATTTCCACGTAGTCTATGTGCTGCCAAGAGTAGTGGTATTTGTTGTGTGTTGTTTGCAGAGGCTGGCTGTAAATgatatctctcgatattaatatattttctttatcgaTTTTTTTTGTTGTGTGTTAACCAAATTGGCATTGTTTAATTTGAATTTTTCAAGGTTATCGTAAGAAATCATCTATTGAAATATCCCTCGCTCAATATATGTTTATGGTGTGTGTCTTTGTAATTATGGAGAGGTGTGTGTAGGAAAACTTCTTGAGTGGCTAAGGATGGGAAAGAGTATATAAACCACACATGTTGAAGGAGCATCATGCCGCACATGGGTGAGGGAATTGGTTTGGCTCAACTAGCAGCGAGTAGTGTAAAATAAGTTGGATATGTGGCGCCCAGATGGAGGCACACTCAATATGTTGATGTTGTGGCGGTGAGACGTGCGGATACATATGTTAGCAACAAAATAGCATGAACATGAGTTGTTTTGTTGTATTTTCTAGCATTAAAACTAAAAGTAAAATCATGAATAACTAAAAATATCAATTTATATAATATAATaattattttttaaaatatttccTACCATCTAGTGTTTCATGTGTGCTAAATAGGGTGTTTATGCTATTTGTAAAATTCGAGCGCATATATGAAGTAATATGCATGTAAAAAAATCTTGAATAGTGTTCTATGGTCCATAAAAAAATTATGTATGGTGAATAATATGTTCATGTTTgcataaaaaatccaaaaaaaatccaTAAATGGCTTTATAGGTTTTCTTGACAATTAATCGATTTGAAATTTTCTATAAACATTGTCCAACGTTTATTTAATATGCGGCATATATGTGCTTGCAAAAGATATCCATGTAACTTGAATAAAGTTAACAACATCTCACAAAAAAAGAGGATATGTAGCAGTGCTAAATATTCAAGCAGATATTACTATCAAAACAAATTATAATCGAGTTACCTCAACATTTTTGTACATGACGTATCACATGATACATGGAAACTTATGGAatattatacaaaaagaaaacaaTACTGATAATTAAAACTGAggtaaaaaaatataaaataataaATAAACAAAATGTTGGAAAATCCCATAAGATGGAGATAAAAAAAATAGGGAAGCAAAAAATGAGAAATGTGAAAAGAGAGAAAATAACAAAAATCAATGAGCCGGCTCTAGAAAAATGAATTCGTTGGCTCATTGAAGAGTGAGAACACAGATACTAGACCCATGCCTTGGTGCTATGGTGTCCATAATTTGATCACCATTTTTTTGAAAACCATTTGAAACTTTTGAATTGCAAATACACCAGAAAAAAAAGAGAGCTGAAAACCTGGTCACTGACTAGTGATAACCGTGTAGAACCTGAACGCGGTCCGTTTGGAATAACAACCAGATGGCCGGCCCTAGTTGGCTATGCAAAATATTACTACCTTCATTTCAAAGCttactccatcccaaagcttaaggcttatattttttgAAACGTCAAAATAAGTAAAGTTAAACCAAATGTTTAGAAGAATATATTAAAAATataattttgtagataccatacgaaaatataatttattatctatctaatgatattgattttgtattttgcatgttaatatttTTTGATAAAAATTTAGACAAATTTAACATAGTTTAATTTTCTAAAAATAACTgagtataagccttaagcttttgaGATAAAGGTGATATCATTTAAGTAATCCACGGTTTAGAATAACAGTACACGGGCCTGGCCCTGCTGGCATGTGCTTATAAGCTGACGATGGGCCGAGTGAAAACCTTTAAAATCTTATTAGTATACCAAGTTTCAGGCCATAGGCCCCATCCGCGTGTGTGTGAACGGATGAATGAATTGGCGCATCGCGTTCGGACTAAATTTTGAATTTCCAGCGCGACGCCGGTAGTTCGCGCCACCCGCGAGAGCTATATATAGCAGCCACGGATGGAGTGACCAAGCAACGCAACGCCGCCAATGGGGACAAGTAGATCCGCCACGGCTCCCCCAGTCGAGCACAGCATCGAGGTAGACACGATCTGCTTCTACGAGCAGGCCGCCCCCGCCGGCCGATTTGCGGTGTGCGTGGCATGCTATCCGATGAGTTCCATCGGCTTCTGCAGGCTCGGCGCCGCGCTGCCCCACGAATCGGTTCTGCAACCCGGCGAGAACTCCCTGACGACGTTCCTCGTCGCTGACCCCGCCACGCTCCGGAGCGCCGCCGCCTGCCACGGCGCCCTGCGCGAGATGTTGGCGGCGCTCCCAGAGCTCCAGTCCCTGCGCCTCGCGGAGGACGAGTGGGACGCCGTCGTGCCCGTGGATGTGGTGCCGGAGATCGTGGGCGCGGCGGGCCGTGCCAACGGCTTCGTCTTCTGCTTCCATATGGGGGTGCACCGCCGGGTGATACACGACGAGCGGGGTCTCCTCATGGCGTGCAAGGAGTGGCGGCTGGCGGCATCGGCGCTGGGAGAGAAGGACTGCGGGATCTGCCTCGATGAACTGGAGCGAGAGTCCGCCGTGCAGATGACTTGCTGCGAGCACGCGTTCCACCGCCGGTGCATTTCCGAGTGGATCACCAAGGCGACGTGCCCCATGTGCCGCCGCGACGTCTGGCGCCCTGCCGTGCCGGAGATCCTTGAACTGTCTTTCGCCGGCGCGCCGGCTCAAGGCATGCCAGATATTGAGTAGTTCAATCTCGTCTTTTTTCCCAGAAACCAAGATTGTAAGGCTGGCGTCATTATTTGTCGTTGTTGAGATCGATCTTGAAGAAACGTCGGGGGTATCATGAATGTATCTTGCCGGCCGGCCGGAGACAATATCAAATATATCACTGGCTACATGCTTAGCTCTATGcgtgttttttttcttcttctttagtGTCAACCAATTTGCATCTACAATGTTTCGATCCCAgtaattttgtgcaatttccaataTGGGGAAGCTCCTTGAGGTCTCATAGGATTTTGGGGAATCACTCTGACCATGCAACGCCGATGGAATCCTGCACAACCAGACAGCCACACTCCGATCTGATGGCGTGCAAGACGTAGAAGTCGACGGAGGAGAACAAAGTGGACAGCCAGACCCAAGGGACGATCTTGGAATACGAGAAGGTATCTATGCACCGCCCGATCGGGTGGGAGCACCGTCGTGAAGCTCCTAGGCTGCTCGCTTAGCTTCCTTGTTCCTTCCGCTGGGGATTCAGAGATGGTTGTAAGACTGCCAACATGATCAATGGGAAAGATCGTGCTATATTGCAGCTTTGTGCGCTAGGGTTAGCTACTTGTTAGCATTTTTGTTGATAATCTTCTGTTGTTCTAGATGGATATTCTATGTGCTCTAGAAAATGGATAATTTGTGTTTGTGTAATAGGAAAAAAGAGGGGTTCTGAAAAAAAGTATAACAAATGCTTGAATAAAAAGGGTTTTCTTAAGAGAAGTTTAAAAGTCGGTGAACATAAAAGTGCAGCCATGGAAATATACACCTCTATGAAAAAAATATGGATCCATTATCATAAAACTTATTTTTTTGGTGCATCACACACCATTTTAGTGTTAAATTGTGTGTGACTGCCTACAACATGACACATCCTTCTTAAGTGAAAACATGTTCGATTGATTGGCATAAAATCATTTAAATGGGTGAGGGTTGATAGAAAGCTTACAAATTTATACTAGCAAAGGAGATCTTTACAAAACGAGAATTCCTCCGGTGAAGGCTGGAGTCACATAGGGAAGGGAGTTTCTGCAGATGAAGATCGAGTCCATCCAACATGGTCtagttttttttaataaaaagagTGATGTCATTTTGCACTATATTGTTTATGTTTGCTTTCTAATAGAACACTatatttggcacttagaaaatggAAAATAATTATTTTAAGAAGTTGGTAACTCTCTTTGTAGATGTTGTTTACCATGGAACTATGGAATTATAAACctatatgcaaaaaaaaaatgaacCCGATATCATGAAAAACAAATTTGGTGCATCACACACCATTTTTGTTTTAAAACCTTGTGTGATTGCCTCCTGCATCACACGGATTTCTTTTTAAAAACTTATTCGGTTGAAATCGGCATAAAGTCAAAGCAGGTTACTATAGATAAAAAAAGCCTACAAATTCCTAATAAGTGGGCGTTATCGATCCAATATGGTTAAAAAAAATATTCTATAGTGGTACCATTTTGCACCATTTTGTTTATGTTTGCTTCACATAAAACCCTATTTTTGGCACATAGAAAATGTAGAATGATTTTTATATACAAAACATGGAAGCTCAATTTGGTACTAATGTTGTTTGCCATGGCAATGTACACCGTTGTGCGAATAATGGACCCATTATTATGAATTTATTTTTGGTGCATCAGTCACAATTTTTAATGGAATGTTTGGGTTTGTGGCATACGGGTCACCCGCTCCCTAACCACCCCTATGCAGCAGGTTTGTGCCCACCGCCGACTCCTCAAAACCCACCGCCGACTCCTCAAAACAGGCGATCGATATAGGTCTTGCATGTAGCTTTGGTTACCGGTGCTCACCCTCCTTGACCCATCAACCACCCCTATGCAGCAGGTTTGTGCCTACCGCCGACTCCTCAAAACCCTCCTCCTAGCACCTCTCCTCCAATTGCCGCCGCCAGGGGCATCGTCAGGCAAAGCCTGTGTGGCGTGGCGGTGCTTTTCCTCTACCGTTATTTAGGTCTCAGTGGCAGCGTTCACTTAGGCCCTCCATGCGGCAATGGTATGGGTGGTAGCAGTGAGGATGGCTAGACGATCTCGCGGCAGAAGGCAGCGTGAGGCAGTGGCAGGGTACATGTAGTCATATGCTCAGACGAGCCGCGATCTTCACATCACATGTTGTAGCTCGCTGTCTTTTTTTAGACGGAAGGCTCGAAATGATCCCAACTTTAATTAACGAATCCATCAACCGGCCAGGAGTTACACCATGTGTTACAACACACACTCAAAACGCAAACCAAAAACTAACAACAAAAGACAACACAGAGGACGACCAAGCGCCAGGTTGAGGGAGCCCTGTCTTCTGTTGCACCGGAGCGAGCACGTTCTAGACCACGCCAACAAACCTCCTACACAACAACACATCGGCTCAAGGGGGACTCGACGACGGGCCAACAGCATAGCAGAACTTGAGGATCCAAAGGAGAGGGGGTCTTGTGGCGACACCTCCAAGAAGGTGCATGGCGCCCGAATGCGTCATCGTCATCGGCAGAGACCGAGGTCCTGCAAAGCTTTCACCCAGACCCTGAACCGCCACCCCCCGAGCTCGGGTTAGGTCCATACCAGAAGCACAACATCTTCCAATGGCATTGGGATAGGCACATCGGCCAAGACTACAACTAGACGCCGACCTAGCAAAGCCCCCCCAAGGCACTAGGCGTGCCGTCAGCTACCGAGTCAAGGCCGTGTATAAGCAGCCAGGCTGACGAGGTAGAGGACTGGGAGACCAACGAGAGGTCAAAGGGTGATCCACAAGACACTACAAAAGAGGCTTGACCGAAGCGGGGCCACCAAGATTAGCAGGTTGAGGCGGAGGGACAAAATC
Coding sequences within it:
- the LOC127340314 gene encoding uncharacterized protein, producing the protein MGTSRSATAPPVEHSIEVDTICFYEQAAPAGRFAVCVACYPMSSIGFCRLGAALPHESVLQPGENSLTTFLVADPATLRSAAACHGALREMLAALPELQSLRLAEDEWDAVVPVDVVPEIVGAAGRANGFVFCFHMGVHRRVIHDERGLLMACKEWRLAASALGEKDCGICLDELERESAVQMTCCEHAFHRRCISEWITKATCPMCRRDVWRPAVPEILELSFAGAPAQGMPDIE